In Anaerolineales bacterium, the sequence TCGCATCACCTGGCCGTGCTGCGCGAGCTGGACCTGGTGGCGATGCGCGTGGACGGCAACAATCACATCTATTGGCTCAACACCACCGCTCTTGAAACGCTCAACCGAAACATCTTTTCCCAGGAGCAACTGGCCAGCCTGGCGCCTGAAGAAAGCGGCCGCGCCTGGGAAGCCAAAGTGCTGCGGTATTATTTGGTCGATGGCCGGCTGCGCGCCATCCCCGCCACGCAGAAAAAACGCCAGATCGTGCTGCGCTGGCTGGCAGACCAGTTCGAAAAAGGCCAAGACCTGCCTGAGGTCGAACTGAACAAGAGGCTCAAAGCCTTTCACCCCGACGTGGCTGCCCTGCGCCGGCATTTAGTGGAATTCAAACTAATGGAACGCAAAAGCAACCTCTATCGCCGCTTATAAAGGAGAGCGCTGATGACCTACAAACCGCAGAGCTACAATGATCTGTCACCGTATTTGATCGTGGACGATGCGCGTGGCCTGATCACTTTT encodes:
- a CDS encoding metalloregulator ArsR/SmtB family transcription factor, giving the protein MSAQAQTDQLLQFFKIIGNESRLKVLGLLASDERSVGELAILLGLSEPTISHHLAVLRELDLVAMRVDGNNHIYWLNTTALETLNRNIFSQEQLASLAPEESGRAWEAKVLRYYLVDGRLRAIPATQKKRQIVLRWLADQFEKGQDLPEVELNKRLKAFHPDVAALRRHLVEFKLMERKSNLYRRL